In Campylobacter sp. VBCF_01 NA2, one DNA window encodes the following:
- a CDS encoding phosphoribosyltransferase, giving the protein MKFYSFEELDKDSRIIAKQVRDSFAPDAIVAIARGGLTFGHALANALDMRTIFSINSIHYADTQKLDTIDVFNIPDLELYKRILLVDDIIDSGDSMVEIKRVLEEKYPNAEIKTAVIFYKSKALIQPDFKIKETDEWINFFWENYKIEE; this is encoded by the coding sequence ATGAAATTTTACAGCTTCGAAGAACTTGATAAAGATAGTAGAATCATCGCCAAGCAGGTGCGCGATAGCTTCGCGCCTGACGCGATTGTAGCGATTGCGCGTGGCGGGCTGACATTTGGTCATGCGCTAGCAAACGCCCTTGATATGAGGACGATTTTTTCGATTAACTCAATCCACTACGCAGATACGCAAAAGCTCGATACAATCGATGTTTTCAATATCCCTGATTTGGAACTTTATAAAAGAATTTTGCTAGTCGATGATATCATCGATAGTGGCGATAGTATGGTCGAAATCAAGCGTGTTTTGGAGGAAAAATACCCTAATGCTGAGATTAAAACAGCGGTGATTTTTTACAAAAGCAAGGCGCTAATCCAGCCTGATTTTAAAATCAAAGAGACCGATGAGTGGATTAACTTTTTCTGGGAAAATTACAAAATAGAAGAGTAA